A single region of the Nicotiana sylvestris chromosome 6, ASM39365v2, whole genome shotgun sequence genome encodes:
- the LOC104217257 gene encoding uncharacterized protein, with the protein MRDFNTVLTSQDRHHGTIIQDMETKDFRKFMSDTRMNELPTVGRDYTWINNHTYSKIDRGLVNIDWMITMRSMSIQILEPSFSNNSPLKLMISQMQRKKTSPFRFFNCIAKHPQFIPEVDQAWNTTGGDWKLQGVKNKLKRVKQVIKRLNTQYYKGVEDRIRVIRRELQEVYEKISCRMLNAKLIEEVNELNSKLEKWILIEERIYRQRSRVQWLKLGDNNSAYFFAHMNNRNILNGIDDLTNDLGVQLHMEEEIETEILGYYK; encoded by the coding sequence ATGAGAGATTTTAATACAGTATTGACTAGTCAGGATCGACACCATGGTACAATAATACAAGATATGGAAACAAAAGATTTTAGGAAATTCATGAGTGATACAAGAATGAATGAGTTACCTACTGTGGGAAGGGATTACACATGGATAAATAATCATACATATAGCAAAATTGATAGAGGATTGGTAAACATAGACTGGATGATAACAATGCGCAGTATGAGTATACAAATCCTAGAGCCATCTTTCTCTAACAATTCCCCACTTAAGCTGATGATTTCACAAATGCAGAGGAAGAAAACCAGCCCATTTAGATTTTTCAATTGCATTGCTAAGCATCCTCAATTTATACCAGAAGTAGATCAAGCATGGAACACAACTGGAGGAGATTGGAAGCTACAGGGAGTCAAGAACAAACTAAAAAGAGTTAAGCAAGTTATTAAGAGGCTCAACACTCAATATTACAAAGGTGTGGAGGACAGAATCAGAGTAATCAGAAGGGAACTGCAGGAAGTGTATGAGAAAATAAGCTGTAGAATGCTGAATGCAAAATTAATTGAGGAAGTAAATGAACTAAACAGTAAATTGGAGAAATGGATACTAATAGAGGAAAGAATTTATAGGCAACGATCAAGGGTACAGTGGCTGAAGTTGGGAGATAATAACTCTGCATATTTCTTTGCTCATATGAATAATAGGAACATTTTGAACGGAATAGATGATCTCACGAATGATCTAGGGGTGCAGTTACATATGGAGGAGGAAATAGAGACAGAGATACTTGGATACTATAAATAA